One genomic region from Proteus vulgaris encodes:
- a CDS encoding LysR family transcriptional regulator has translation MNNLRKLDLNQLVTLFYLLRERHVSRAAERLHKSQPTVSHTLNNLRELFQDPLLVRKNGQYQLTSKAESLYQPLTQALEQLDNLIAQQDFQPKDCKRRFNIAMSDYGATLISTKLIHYLHTYAPDVDLKIWHSSREEMQSKLNEGSLDLAFGVFNIFDNTLRSKSIFTDKMVSVVDKTVYPEKTINLTEWLLAPHILVSMKPFDANEIDHQLQLIHQQRRIAVTVPYWQIAPQLLENTDLILTIAEKAIPKNMRQKFSIFTPPIDIPELEFQMIWHQRSDNDNALNWLRNTIVALLKEE, from the coding sequence ATGAATAACTTAAGAAAACTAGATTTAAATCAGTTGGTTACTTTATTTTATCTATTGCGAGAACGCCATGTAAGTCGCGCAGCAGAGCGATTACATAAAAGTCAGCCAACGGTAAGTCATACGCTCAATAATTTAAGAGAGTTGTTTCAAGATCCGCTTTTAGTGAGAAAAAATGGGCAATATCAATTAACCAGTAAAGCGGAATCACTTTATCAACCACTGACTCAAGCATTGGAACAACTCGATAATCTTATTGCACAACAAGACTTTCAGCCGAAGGATTGTAAAAGACGCTTTAATATTGCGATGTCTGATTATGGTGCAACGCTAATTTCAACCAAGTTAATTCATTATTTACATACTTATGCCCCTGATGTTGATTTAAAAATTTGGCACAGCAGCCGAGAAGAAATGCAAAGTAAGTTAAATGAAGGAAGTTTAGATTTAGCGTTTGGGGTGTTTAATATTTTTGATAATACATTACGTTCGAAATCTATTTTTACCGATAAAATGGTAAGTGTGGTCGATAAAACAGTGTATCCCGAAAAAACAATAAATCTAACAGAGTGGCTGTTAGCGCCCCATATTTTAGTCAGTATGAAACCTTTCGATGCCAATGAAATAGACCATCAACTTCAATTAATACATCAACAACGCCGTATTGCGGTTACCGTACCCTATTGGCAAATTGCCCCTCAATTATTAGAAAATACGGATTTAATTTTGACGATTGCTGAAAAAGCCATTCCTAAAAATATGCGCCAGAAATTTTCTATATTTACCCCTCCCATTGATATTCCGGAATTAGAATTTCAGATGATCTGGCATCAACGTAGCGATAATGACAATGCGCTTAATTGGCTAAGAAATACCATTGTGGCACTTTTAAAAGAAGAATAA
- a CDS encoding AAA family ATPase: MTSNINGIIDNIRKAIQHSTQGMIGREQLAELVVLAAVAHEHLLVIGPPGTAKSAVVRRVSQTLGGRYFEYLLGRFTEPSELFGAVDLKKLKEGKVETDITGMLPEADIVFLDEVFLGSTAILNTLLGILNERRFKRGHTDIISPLKVCIGAANSLPDDPNLGAFSDRFLIHLFIDSVPDHQLEAMLEGGWASSLTQLSAQLDIAQLDELHLAVKNVDLTQVRPLLANAVRSLRNAGITLSDRRIVRVQRLIAAATVLNNRETATEQDLWPLLYVLPTEDAQQQGREILRQELSLSMNSRLFSSVEEATLQPQSRMNRLIERATDVLNAEPVSKADIELTLREIDANFSTEMLSEELAILRTQLAIQFSHLL, encoded by the coding sequence ATGACATCAAATATAAATGGAATTATCGATAATATTCGCAAAGCAATACAACACTCAACGCAAGGTATGATTGGACGTGAGCAACTTGCTGAACTGGTTGTTTTAGCCGCAGTTGCTCATGAACATTTACTTGTTATCGGCCCTCCAGGTACAGCGAAAAGTGCCGTTGTCCGTAGAGTTTCTCAAACATTGGGCGGACGTTATTTTGAATACCTTTTGGGGCGTTTTACCGAACCTTCAGAGTTATTTGGTGCTGTTGATCTCAAAAAACTAAAAGAAGGTAAAGTCGAAACCGATATCACAGGAATGTTACCTGAAGCGGATATTGTTTTTCTTGATGAGGTTTTTCTGGGTTCGACTGCAATTTTAAATACCTTATTAGGCATTTTAAATGAGCGTCGATTTAAGCGTGGTCATACCGATATTATTAGTCCATTAAAAGTGTGTATTGGTGCGGCTAATAGTTTGCCTGATGATCCGAACCTTGGCGCATTCTCAGATCGCTTTCTTATTCATCTTTTTATTGATTCAGTACCCGATCACCAATTAGAAGCTATGCTCGAAGGCGGATGGGCTTCAAGCCTGACTCAACTTTCAGCTCAACTCGATATTGCTCAATTAGATGAATTGCACCTTGCGGTTAAGAATGTCGATTTAACGCAAGTTAGACCATTGCTGGCTAATGCTGTGCGTTCATTAAGAAATGCAGGGATCACGCTTTCAGATAGACGTATTGTTCGTGTTCAGCGTCTTATTGCTGCCGCAACCGTACTCAATAATCGAGAGACTGCGACAGAGCAAGATCTCTGGCCTTTACTGTATGTACTGCCTACTGAAGATGCCCAGCAACAAGGACGTGAAATCTTACGACAAGAACTCTCACTTTCAATGAATTCTCGACTATTTAGCTCCGTAGAAGAGGCGACATTACAACCTCAATCTCGTATGAACCGTTTAATTGAAAGAGCAACAGATGTTCTCAATGCAGAGCCCGTATCTAAAGCGGATATTGAACTGACGTTACGAGAAATAGATGCCAACTTCTCAACCGAGATGTTAAGTGAAGAGCTTGCCATATTACGTACACAATTAGCGATACAGTTTAGTCACTTATTATGA
- a CDS encoding bpX6 domain-containing protein, with translation MHNDYIRHPMLLGYRQIEGLWLPNDWFNETQRLTYLIKHWQANCRIYRFEQGDVLCFTENKTVDCSSIEGWPLIRYGRLYSTAPLDNDEIKKLPYADLALVRSGVVTTLLFSQAEPLSLADYLDIKEIHFEETDNYASLYEIKPQALSEEKNIRTIIGDYIPPAADQQKQFIKTVFENASSSSQTQAPHAKASLSLTQKIINKFLAPQNRNAMHSSSKAISQLSPWQRWLNKLSIKSGLASMMSKQQADYINKMMKMFEDGNVDQALRHGIPLSQYQENQETTPSPYLGRLKGRNKLEISADQQGYKSLYLGDELQNYLKQLYRQQFIKLDKAGCNEEALFVLAELLQEKEEALSYLESFQRYQHAAELARMWGMRPDRIIRLYCLAGDIDSAVIYARLHNAFSYVVLQLQEKHPDIADKMREEWAEYLVDCEDYLQAIDIIWQLNNEISRNKAKHWLEIAYQAGGELSLRSLVKSAFLLPDTFHLYQDDIKKVCNDPLATIQRAILVRELLALPKQTKLTEQLINQLIRPIIVDQYSANSVLERKEISQLIHKSTNKLLKTDMPYSDIPEAKRYSLDAQNHFISATIPEQGLYAIYDVVALNDHRYLIALGGSGVLLTDAAGKKLWHDLTPTYHIVIAENHQSALLLAPRGDYFQINSLAITTHSIQELGTLKCTVFTRVFDGVFWTIASNNTVQVVDTKNDFKIVWNVDALNGDVIEILRHNDTEYWLINSDPQERWSYDLPERRLTQRESLPHHLNEGLKYDVMSNSYYGVKHDKCVLTSADSHYTQRLQLPNTQSIEEQHSFNLIKRTATLIYWQKDELTIFRLYSNQNHCTFELKWQTNLEPQYRSEFNQWYFFDKTGRLVHFDWNNGRINTLSLLLK, from the coding sequence ATGCATAACGATTATATTCGTCATCCAATGTTATTGGGATATCGCCAAATTGAAGGTTTATGGCTACCGAATGACTGGTTTAACGAAACTCAACGGCTGACTTATTTAATAAAACATTGGCAAGCTAACTGTCGTATTTATCGATTCGAACAAGGAGATGTTCTCTGTTTTACTGAAAATAAAACAGTGGATTGCTCATCCATTGAAGGATGGCCTTTAATTCGTTACGGTCGCCTTTATAGCACAGCACCTCTAGATAATGATGAGATAAAAAAACTGCCTTATGCAGATCTTGCTTTAGTGCGTAGTGGTGTTGTAACAACGCTTCTATTTTCACAAGCTGAACCTCTCTCACTTGCTGATTATCTTGATATTAAAGAGATTCATTTTGAAGAAACTGATAACTACGCCAGTCTATATGAGATAAAACCTCAAGCATTGTCAGAAGAGAAAAATATTAGAACAATTATTGGTGACTATATTCCACCGGCGGCAGATCAACAAAAGCAATTTATAAAAACTGTATTTGAAAACGCTTCGTCGTCATCTCAAACACAAGCACCTCATGCAAAAGCATCATTATCACTGACTCAGAAAATCATTAATAAATTTCTGGCGCCTCAAAATCGTAATGCAATGCATTCTTCATCTAAAGCGATATCTCAATTATCACCGTGGCAACGTTGGCTAAATAAGCTTTCAATTAAAAGTGGATTAGCCTCTATGATGAGTAAGCAACAAGCGGATTATATTAATAAAATGATGAAAATGTTTGAAGACGGTAATGTCGATCAAGCATTGCGTCATGGTATTCCGCTTAGTCAATATCAAGAAAACCAAGAAACAACGCCTTCACCTTATTTAGGGAGATTAAAAGGGCGAAATAAACTAGAGATATCAGCCGATCAACAAGGGTATAAAAGTCTTTATCTTGGGGATGAACTGCAAAATTATTTAAAACAACTTTATCGTCAACAGTTTATAAAGCTGGATAAAGCTGGCTGTAATGAAGAAGCGCTGTTTGTTCTCGCTGAATTGTTACAAGAAAAAGAAGAAGCTCTGAGTTATTTAGAAAGCTTTCAACGCTATCAACACGCGGCGGAACTGGCACGGATGTGGGGAATGCGACCTGATCGTATTATTCGTTTATATTGCTTAGCGGGCGATATTGATTCTGCTGTTATTTATGCTCGCCTACACAATGCTTTTTCCTACGTCGTATTACAGTTACAAGAAAAACATCCTGATATTGCAGATAAAATGCGTGAAGAGTGGGCTGAATATCTGGTTGACTGTGAAGATTATTTACAAGCTATCGATATTATCTGGCAATTAAACAATGAAATCAGCCGTAATAAAGCCAAGCATTGGTTAGAAATAGCCTATCAAGCTGGTGGAGAATTAAGCCTACGCAGTCTTGTAAAATCAGCATTTCTATTACCTGATACTTTTCATTTATATCAAGATGATATTAAAAAAGTATGTAACGATCCACTTGCAACTATTCAACGCGCCATTTTAGTCAGAGAGCTATTAGCACTGCCTAAGCAGACTAAATTAACAGAACAACTAATTAACCAACTTATTCGACCCATTATTGTTGATCAATATAGTGCGAATTCTGTGCTAGAAAGAAAAGAAATTAGCCAACTCATTCATAAAAGTACCAATAAACTATTAAAAACAGATATGCCTTATAGTGATATTCCTGAGGCTAAACGTTATTCCTTAGATGCACAAAATCACTTTATTTCAGCGACTATTCCAGAACAAGGGCTTTACGCTATTTATGATGTCGTTGCCTTAAATGATCACCGATATCTTATCGCTTTGGGTGGATCTGGAGTGTTATTAACTGATGCAGCTGGGAAAAAACTTTGGCATGATTTAACGCCAACTTATCATATTGTTATCGCAGAAAATCACCAAAGTGCTTTATTATTAGCGCCAAGAGGCGATTATTTCCAAATTAATTCATTAGCAATCACAACGCACTCTATTCAAGAGCTTGGCACTCTAAAATGCACTGTTTTTACTCGTGTTTTTGATGGTGTTTTTTGGACTATTGCCAGTAACAATACAGTACAAGTTGTTGATACTAAAAATGACTTTAAAATCGTTTGGAATGTAGATGCCTTGAATGGCGATGTTATCGAGATCCTTCGCCACAATGATACTGAATATTGGCTCATTAATAGTGATCCCCAAGAACGCTGGTCATATGATTTACCTGAACGTAGGTTAACTCAACGAGAAAGCCTACCTCATCATTTAAATGAGGGATTAAAATATGATGTTATGTCTAACTCATACTATGGCGTAAAGCATGATAAATGCGTGCTAACCTCAGCAGACTCACACTATACGCAACGATTACAACTACCTAATACACAATCTATTGAAGAACAACATTCATTTAATTTAATAAAAAGAACAGCCACGTTAATTTATTGGCAAAAAGATGAATTAACGATATTTCGTTTATATAGCAATCAAAATCACTGTACCTTCGAGCTTAAATGGCAAACAAACTTAGAGCCACAATATCGAAGTGAATTTAATCAATGGTATTTTTTCGATAAAACAGGGCGTTTAGTGCATTTTGATTGGAATAATGGGCGAATAAATACACTGAGTTTACTTTTAAAATAG
- a CDS encoding antibiotic biosynthesis monooxygenase family protein: MIAVIFEVKIKSGKQDRYLSLAADLKPLLTDIEGFISIERFQSLSTEGKLLSLSWWENEEAVLQWKKNILHKSAQQEGRESIFDFYKISIASLAREYSFDAESL; the protein is encoded by the coding sequence ATGATTGCCGTGATATTTGAAGTCAAAATTAAATCAGGAAAACAGGATCGTTATTTATCTTTAGCGGCTGATTTAAAGCCATTACTAACAGATATTGAGGGATTTATTTCAATAGAACGATTTCAAAGTTTATCAACCGAAGGAAAATTATTATCACTTTCTTGGTGGGAAAATGAAGAAGCTGTTTTGCAATGGAAGAAAAATATTTTACATAAAAGTGCACAACAAGAAGGTCGAGAGTCTATTTTCGATTTTTACAAAATTAGCATTGCTTCTTTGGCTCGTGAATATTCATTTGATGCAGAAAGTCTGTAA
- a CDS encoding DMT family transporter, with product MSTLSLSGLLLAVLALLAGAVVPIQAASNAILARQLGHPLWASAISLLISIAVLIPLLFIFKVPKPNFSTELFSQPIWIWFGGIAGMLYLTSALILVPKIGSTTFFVMVIAGQLIISTLIEQFGWFGMSQNSIPLSKILGIGLVILGVLCVQFSRK from the coding sequence ATGTCAACACTATCATTATCTGGGCTTTTGCTCGCAGTTTTGGCATTACTTGCCGGTGCAGTGGTGCCCATTCAAGCCGCCAGTAATGCTATATTAGCGCGCCAATTAGGCCATCCTTTATGGGCAAGTGCAATATCGCTGTTAATCAGTATTGCGGTTTTAATTCCACTCTTATTTATTTTTAAAGTTCCTAAGCCTAATTTCAGTACTGAGCTTTTTAGTCAACCTATTTGGATCTGGTTTGGCGGTATTGCAGGTATGCTTTATCTAACGTCTGCGTTAATTCTAGTACCAAAAATTGGCAGCACGACCTTTTTTGTGATGGTGATTGCAGGGCAACTCATTATTTCTACTTTAATTGAACAATTTGGTTGGTTTGGTATGAGCCAAAACTCGATTCCATTAAGTAAGATTTTGGGGATTGGTTTGGTTATTTTAGGGGTTTTATGTGTTCAATTCTCACGAAAATAG
- a CDS encoding DUF7716 domain-containing protein, producing MLQKDHQYHLTDIILAMKQIELRDDNFCLYGEDDIENKLKIGQQYFIADYPDVDDNDNEIYPDIVQMNHLVYLYSGQQFADVIDLALEQKPSATLDDLVNALNYYSEHDDFMDL from the coding sequence ATGTTGCAAAAAGATCACCAATATCACCTAACAGATATTATATTGGCAATGAAACAAATTGAGTTGCGAGATGATAACTTTTGTTTATACGGTGAGGATGATATTGAAAACAAATTAAAAATAGGGCAACAGTATTTTATTGCAGATTATCCTGACGTTGATGATAACGATAACGAAATCTACCCCGATATTGTGCAAATGAATCATCTCGTTTATTTATACTCTGGTCAGCAGTTTGCGGATGTTATTGATTTAGCATTAGAACAAAAACCATCTGCAACATTAGATGATTTAGTTAATGCACTTAACTATTATTCAGAACATGATGATTTTATGGATCTTTAA